In one window of Candidatus Methylomirabilota bacterium DNA:
- a CDS encoding hydantoinase B/oxoprolinase family protein: MSGVDPITLGVIWGGLQSITVEVGTTVHRTAHSQQAREGQDFSVCLFDPDGRMVAQGPYSPGHMGAMSFAAKNALAAFPGNRLRPGDVVLFNSPFLGSGHFPDFFMIQPAFHADGRLIGFAANILHHTDVGGMRPGSQAVEGVFDYFQEGLHLPPVRPWKAGEEQEDVLAIILANTRMPDSMLGDLRAQRNSLRVGELRFMDLVQRHGYDTVRAAMTQVMARTEAKVREAIRAIPDGVYPFEDFMDDCGPDTPPMRLFVTVTVRGEDVFIDFDGTGPQTESGMNSYLNYTRSYCYAAVKCLTDPYGPQNDGAFRPLHIEAPLGSFLNPRPPAGGGPRAVFCYRIF, from the coding sequence ATGAGCGGTGTGGATCCGATCACCCTCGGAGTCATCTGGGGCGGCCTCCAGTCCATCACCGTCGAGGTCGGTACCACCGTTCACCGCACGGCCCACTCCCAGCAGGCGCGGGAGGGCCAGGACTTCTCGGTGTGCCTTTTCGATCCCGACGGTCGCATGGTCGCCCAGGGGCCGTACAGCCCGGGCCACATGGGCGCCATGTCGTTCGCGGCCAAGAACGCCCTCGCGGCGTTTCCCGGCAACCGCCTCCGGCCCGGCGACGTCGTGCTGTTCAACAGTCCCTTCCTCGGCTCCGGGCACTTCCCCGACTTCTTCATGATCCAGCCGGCGTTTCACGCCGACGGCCGGCTCATCGGGTTCGCCGCCAACATCCTCCACCACACCGACGTCGGCGGGATGCGGCCGGGCAGTCAAGCGGTCGAGGGCGTGTTCGACTACTTCCAGGAGGGGCTCCATCTGCCGCCGGTCCGGCCGTGGAAGGCGGGCGAGGAGCAGGAGGACGTCCTCGCCATCATCCTGGCCAACACGCGGATGCCCGACTCGATGCTGGGCGATCTCCGCGCCCAGCGCAACTCGCTCCGGGTCGGGGAGCTCCGGTTCATGGACCTGGTCCAGCGCCACGGTTACGACACCGTGCGCGCCGCCATGACCCAGGTCATGGCCCGCACCGAGGCCAAGGTCCGGGAGGCGATCCGCGCCATCCCCGACGGCGTCTACCCCTTCGAGGACTTCATGGACGACTGCGGGCCGGACACGCCACCCATGCGCCTCTTCGTCACCGTCACCGTCCGCGGCGAGGACGTCTTCATCGACTTCGATGGCACCGGGCCCCAGACCGAGTCGGGGATGAACTCCTACCTCAACTACACGCGCTCGTACTGCTACGCGGCGGTGAAGTGCCTGACCGATCCTTACGGCCCCCAGAACGACGGCGCCTTCCGCCCGCTCCATATCGAGGCCCCGCTCGGCTCGTTCCTCAACCCGCGTCCCCCGGCCGGAGGCGGTCCGCGGGCCGTCTTCTGCTACCGGATCTTCGA
- a CDS encoding hydantoinase/oxoprolinase family protein, translating into MARRDRVGQARLPAPGLPIDHGQSFRVGFDVGGTFTDFVLQASDGRLLTGKRLTTSHDPARASVDGLRELVARAELGWSDLAQAVHGTTLGSNVVIERKGRHVALLTTCGFRDVLVIGREKRYQVYDLFIEKPAPLVPRSRIREVTERIAFDGEVLTPLDEAELRVTVRGLAKEGITTLAVCFLHAYANPTHERRAAQIVREEAPDIAVSLSSEVSPVIREYERTSTTVVNAYVMTAVRDYLERLERALADLGYRGRLFVMQSAGGIATAETMARFPVRMIESGPAAGALMAAAYGKLTGHADLVAFDMGGTTAKLSLVVGGRPQTIREFELHRVRLQPGSGIPMTIPAIDLVEIGAGGGSIARVAMGVITVGPDSAGADPGPICYGAGGSEPTVTDANLVLGYLNPDYFLGGQMRLDVEGARRGIATALAGPLGLTVAEAAWGVHQIVNTNMELATRVVSIERGYDPRRLAFAAFGGSGPVHGCRLAQALRIPRVILPAAAGVTSALGLLAADVKFDLSRSYVTRLGALDAADLGRVLDEMAAAGSAVVREAGVTGPLGVMRNAELRYVGQGYELTVPFPDGPLGALREAFHAAYAQRYGYADPKAEVELVTVGVTVSGAGPDLRLPAHRPGTRQVSEARKPDRPVYFPEFRDYVPCPIYDRGRLPVGARLAGPAVVEEAESTTVLPPRAVAEVDPWANLLVSLES; encoded by the coding sequence GTGGCCCGCCGAGATCGCGTCGGGCAAGCACGCCTACCCGCGCCCGGGCTCCCAATAGACCACGGACAATCCTTCCGGGTCGGGTTCGACGTCGGCGGCACCTTCACCGACTTCGTCCTCCAGGCCAGCGACGGCCGGCTCCTGACCGGTAAGCGCCTCACCACCTCCCACGACCCCGCTCGCGCGTCCGTGGACGGGCTGCGGGAGCTGGTCGCGCGAGCGGAGCTCGGCTGGTCCGACCTGGCCCAGGCCGTTCACGGCACCACCCTCGGCTCCAACGTCGTCATCGAGCGCAAGGGCCGCCACGTGGCCCTCCTCACCACCTGTGGCTTCCGCGATGTGCTCGTCATCGGCCGGGAGAAACGGTATCAGGTCTACGACCTGTTCATCGAGAAGCCGGCCCCGCTCGTCCCTCGCTCGCGCATCCGCGAGGTCACCGAGCGGATCGCCTTCGACGGCGAGGTGCTGACGCCGCTCGACGAAGCCGAGCTGCGGGTCACCGTACGGGGACTCGCCAAAGAGGGGATCACGACGCTCGCGGTCTGCTTCCTCCACGCCTACGCGAACCCGACCCACGAGCGCCGGGCGGCCCAGATCGTCCGCGAGGAGGCCCCCGACATCGCGGTCAGCCTCTCCTCCGAGGTCTCGCCCGTCATCCGGGAGTACGAGCGGACCTCGACCACCGTTGTCAACGCCTACGTCATGACCGCGGTCCGCGACTACCTGGAGCGGCTGGAGCGCGCCCTGGCCGATCTCGGCTATCGCGGGCGGCTGTTCGTCATGCAGTCCGCGGGCGGGATCGCCACCGCCGAGACGATGGCCCGCTTCCCGGTGCGGATGATCGAGTCGGGTCCGGCGGCCGGGGCCCTGATGGCGGCGGCCTACGGCAAGCTCACCGGCCATGCCGACCTGGTCGCCTTCGACATGGGCGGCACCACCGCCAAGCTCTCGCTCGTCGTCGGCGGCCGGCCGCAGACGATCCGCGAGTTCGAGCTGCACCGGGTGCGCCTGCAGCCGGGCAGCGGCATTCCGATGACGATCCCGGCCATCGACCTCGTCGAGATCGGCGCCGGCGGCGGCTCCATCGCCCGGGTCGCGATGGGCGTGATCACGGTCGGGCCCGATTCGGCCGGCGCCGACCCCGGCCCCATCTGCTACGGGGCGGGGGGGAGCGAGCCCACCGTCACCGACGCCAACCTGGTGCTCGGCTACCTCAACCCCGACTACTTCCTCGGCGGCCAGATGCGGCTCGACGTCGAGGGGGCGCGCCGGGGGATCGCGACCGCCCTCGCGGGCCCGCTCGGGCTGACGGTGGCCGAGGCCGCGTGGGGCGTCCATCAGATCGTGAACACCAACATGGAGCTGGCGACGCGCGTCGTCTCGATCGAGCGCGGCTACGATCCGCGCCGTCTCGCCTTCGCCGCCTTCGGGGGCTCGGGCCCGGTCCACGGCTGCCGGTTGGCCCAGGCCCTCCGCATCCCGCGCGTGATCCTCCCCGCCGCCGCCGGCGTGACCTCGGCCCTGGGGCTCCTGGCCGCCGACGTGAAGTTCGATCTCTCGCGCTCGTACGTGACGCGGCTCGGCGCGCTCGACGCGGCGGATCTCGGGCGGGTCCTGGACGAAATGGCGGCCGCCGGCAGCGCGGTGGTGCGCGAGGCGGGGGTGACCGGCCCGCTGGGGGTGATGCGGAACGCCGAGCTGCGCTACGTGGGGCAGGGGTACGAGCTGACGGTGCCGTTTCCCGATGGTCCCCTCGGCGCGCTGCGCGAGGCCTTCCACGCCGCCTATGCCCAGCGCTACGGTTACGCCGACCCGAAGGCGGAGGTCGAGCTGGTCACGGTCGGTGTGACGGTGAGCGGGGCCGGCCCCGACCTCCGACTGCCAGCGCACCGGCCGGGGACCCGGCAGGTGAGCGAGGCGCGGAAACCGGATCGGCCGGTGTACTTTCCGGAATTTCGCGACTACGTCCCCTGCCCGATCTACGACCGCGGGCGACTGCCGGTGGGCGCCCGCCTGGCCGGCCCCGCGGTGGTCGAAGAGGCCGAATCGACCACGGTGCTGCCCCCGCGCGCCGTGGCCGAGGTCGACCCCTGGGCGAACCTGCTCGTGAGCCTTGAGTCATGA